One Schistosoma mansoni, WGS project CABG00000000 data, chromosome 1 unplaced supercontig 0010, strain Puerto Rico, whole genome shotgun sequence DNA window includes the following coding sequences:
- a CDS encoding membrane associated guanylate kinase inverted related yields the protein MYTLLINKVHLTFIIFFKYVVSYRIEEVFIPVNNYVNNLHSNEQVLIYTARKSKESLKPSHKQHAQERSNNLIPGLISVQKLISSPSACRRNILKNDLITC from the exons atgtatacactgCTCATTAATAAAGTTCACCTCAcatttattatcttttttaaatatGTAGTGTCGTACAGAATTGAAGA AGTTTTTATACCAGTAAACAATTATGTAAATAACTTACATTCAAATGAACAAGTACTCATTTATACTGCTCGAAAG TCCAAAGAGTCTTTGAAACCGAGTCATAAACAACATGCACAGGAACGCAGCAATAACTTGATTCCAGGATTAATTTCAGTACAAAAGCTTATAAGTTCACCATCAGCTTGTCGAAGAAATATActcaaaaatgatttaattacATGTTAG